One genomic segment of Burkholderia pyrrocinia includes these proteins:
- a CDS encoding alpha/beta fold hydrolase, protein MLDLANRFIFEGHRIAWGTLGEGPPLVLVHGTPFSSQVWRRIAPWLARRHRVYFYDLLGYGQSDMPDADVSLGRQNVLFGAMLDEWKISRPRVLAHDYGGATVLRAHFLDGIAYADLTLVNPVATAPQGSPFVRHVAQHEAAFTGLPAYAHHALVSAYIGNAVARPLSDDALSIYRAPWLTHAGQSAFYRQIAQMRQRYIEEAEARYAPPDFPVRIVWGEDDAWIPLEQGQALADRIANGKLIRVPRAGHLVQEDAPEAIVAAVLDGHGRA, encoded by the coding sequence ATGCTCGATCTCGCCAACCGCTTCATTTTTGAAGGTCACCGGATTGCATGGGGCACGCTCGGTGAAGGCCCGCCGCTCGTGCTCGTGCATGGCACGCCGTTTTCGTCGCAGGTGTGGCGCCGGATCGCGCCGTGGCTCGCGCGGCGTCATCGCGTGTACTTCTACGACCTGCTCGGCTACGGCCAGTCCGACATGCCGGACGCGGATGTGTCGCTCGGCCGGCAGAACGTGCTGTTCGGCGCGATGCTGGATGAGTGGAAGATCTCGCGCCCGCGCGTGCTCGCACATGATTACGGCGGTGCGACCGTGCTGCGCGCGCACTTCCTCGACGGCATCGCGTATGCGGACCTCACGCTCGTGAACCCGGTCGCGACCGCACCGCAGGGATCGCCGTTCGTGCGCCATGTCGCACAGCACGAAGCCGCGTTCACCGGGTTGCCGGCGTATGCGCATCACGCGCTCGTGTCGGCCTATATCGGCAATGCGGTCGCGCGGCCGCTGAGCGACGACGCGCTGTCGATCTACCGCGCGCCGTGGCTCACGCACGCCGGCCAATCCGCGTTCTATCGCCAGATCGCGCAGATGCGCCAGCGCTACATCGAGGAAGCCGAGGCCCGCTATGCGCCGCCGGATTTCCCGGTGCGCATCGTGTGGGGCGAGGACGATGCGTGGATTCCGCTCGAACAGGGGCAAGCGCTTGCCGATCGCATCGCGAACGGCAAGCTGATCCGGGTGCCGCGCGCGGGCCACCTGGTCCAGGAAGATGCACCGGAAGCGATCGTCGCCGCGGTGCTGGACGGGCACGGACGGGCCTGA
- a CDS encoding CGNR zinc finger domain-containing protein, with translation MVTRHEPARRAPEWGAADFVGGHPSLDFLNTVADTGKTRDEDKLVDWPAVRAWAEKAGLLAPADLARLLRHARQDGPDELAALHRFREDAYVAIVHLTAGGGGSAGARAADRLADAIREAIGRSAFDAVDGRFAWRPDARAASRWIDAAALGFEHLLRSDDFARVRQCGRCTWFFVDRGRGIGRRWCDMRTCGNRAKVEAFRER, from the coding sequence ATGGTTACTCGACACGAGCCTGCGCGACGCGCGCCCGAATGGGGTGCAGCCGATTTCGTCGGCGGACATCCGTCGCTCGACTTCCTCAACACGGTGGCCGACACGGGCAAGACGCGCGACGAGGACAAGCTCGTCGACTGGCCGGCCGTGCGTGCGTGGGCCGAGAAAGCGGGATTGCTGGCGCCGGCCGATCTGGCGCGGCTTCTGCGTCATGCGCGGCAGGACGGCCCGGACGAACTGGCGGCGCTACATCGCTTTCGCGAGGATGCATACGTTGCGATCGTGCACCTGACAGCCGGAGGCGGCGGCAGCGCCGGTGCGCGCGCGGCGGACCGGCTCGCCGACGCGATCCGCGAAGCGATCGGGCGCAGCGCGTTCGATGCGGTCGACGGCCGTTTCGCGTGGCGGCCCGATGCGCGCGCCGCGTCGCGCTGGATCGATGCGGCCGCGCTCGGCTTCGAGCATCTGCTGCGCAGCGACGATTTCGCGCGCGTGCGGCAGTGCGGCCGGTGTACGTGGTTCTTCGTCGATCGGGGGCGCGGCATCGGGCGGCGCTGGTGCGACATGCGCACGTGCGGGAATCGCGCGAAGGTGGAAGCGTTCAGGGAACGGTGA
- a CDS encoding DUF3592 domain-containing protein, whose product MGRQTWKHVNETRPFRGHGCADIGLSVGTRRPPDRTRIRRAAHEPDPVMPGKDALAALALGVVLLVLAGVLAVTTGRATGHLVHAPGTVVRIVQDSDAMRAYRPIVAYLTNDGQRREIAGNTASTVPAYDIGENVDVLLDPAHPDRPALIDDFAQRWFPAAVPALLAIASFAIGGLLIAGERRRRQSGPPPARAASKQARRRWDIAIVLIPIAIGTGFLAGAGATGLRQWQIVRHYAHSTGHVVEIAKNARSSRARMSLYSAIVAFTTDSGRQITFAQGSASSHPGLREGEAVNVLYDPVTPERALVDRFWDRWGLTAILFAIGAPFLAAGLFVAATLWPDHRPHEAAQ is encoded by the coding sequence ATGGGACGTCAGACATGGAAGCATGTGAACGAGACGCGACCATTCAGAGGGCATGGTTGCGCCGATATCGGCCTGTCCGTCGGGACACGCCGTCCACCCGATCGCACCCGGATCCGTCGCGCGGCGCACGAGCCGGATCCGGTCATGCCGGGTAAGGACGCGCTCGCCGCGCTGGCGCTCGGCGTCGTGCTGCTCGTGCTGGCAGGCGTGCTTGCCGTCACGACCGGCCGCGCGACCGGCCACCTAGTCCACGCGCCGGGCACGGTCGTGCGCATCGTCCAGGACAGCGACGCGATGCGCGCATACCGGCCGATCGTCGCCTACCTCACGAACGACGGCCAGCGCCGCGAAATTGCCGGCAATACCGCCTCGACCGTCCCCGCGTACGACATCGGCGAGAACGTCGACGTCTTGCTCGACCCGGCTCATCCCGACCGCCCCGCACTGATCGACGATTTCGCGCAGCGCTGGTTTCCGGCCGCGGTGCCGGCGCTGCTCGCCATCGCATCATTTGCGATCGGCGGCCTGCTGATCGCCGGCGAGCGCCGCCGCCGGCAATCCGGCCCGCCGCCGGCCCGCGCCGCAAGCAAGCAGGCGCGGCGCCGCTGGGATATCGCGATCGTGCTGATTCCGATCGCGATCGGCACGGGCTTCCTCGCCGGCGCCGGCGCGACCGGCCTGCGTCAGTGGCAGATCGTCCGCCACTACGCGCACTCGACCGGCCACGTCGTCGAGATCGCGAAAAACGCGCGCTCGTCCCGGGCGCGCATGTCGCTGTATTCGGCGATCGTCGCGTTCACGACCGACAGCGGGCGCCAGATCACGTTCGCCCAGGGATCGGCGTCGTCGCATCCGGGCCTGCGCGAAGGCGAAGCAGTCAACGTGCTGTACGATCCCGTCACACCCGAGCGCGCGCTCGTCGACCGCTTCTGGGATCGCTGGGGCCTTACGGCCATCCTGTTCGCGATCGGCGCGCCGTTCCTCGCAGCCGGGCTGTTCGTCGCCGCGACGCTGTGGCCGGACCATCGGCCGCACGAAGCCGCTCAATGA
- a CDS encoding PaaI family thioesterase has translation MDENAVRELLDRLLAPWVRSLGLVPVSIGDDSVTMRLPFSGEFRHSGGVICGQVFTAAADTAMVVAISAALGEFRPMTTVSLNTNFMRPVRKGDVLVTARVLRMGRNLVFGEVELFDEDGKMAVHATSTYALVS, from the coding sequence ATGGACGAAAACGCAGTCCGCGAATTGCTGGATCGCCTGCTGGCCCCGTGGGTCCGCTCGCTCGGTCTGGTCCCCGTGTCGATCGGCGACGACAGCGTCACGATGCGCTTGCCGTTTTCCGGCGAATTCCGCCATTCGGGCGGCGTGATCTGCGGCCAGGTGTTCACGGCGGCCGCCGACACCGCGATGGTGGTCGCGATCTCGGCCGCGCTCGGCGAGTTCCGGCCGATGACGACCGTGTCGCTGAACACGAACTTCATGCGCCCCGTGCGCAAGGGCGACGTGCTCGTCACCGCGCGCGTGCTGCGGATGGGCCGCAACCTCGTGTTCGGCGAAGTCGAACTGTTCGACGAGGACGGCAAGATGGCCGTTCACGCGACGTCGACCTACGCACTCGTCAGTTGA
- a CDS encoding patatin-like phospholipase family protein, translated as MFDQIVFAGGGNRCWWQAGFWDVAQPALGLHPRVITGISAGAATACMLYTRDAAWVMRYYEEALRHNRKNAYWGNLFGREPVFPHYRIYRQALIDIYGEPFAKLAAAPEIRIGVSHVPRWLGARSAVAAGLVAYNIEKYVRKTLHPTLGRTLGFRPEFVRAQACTQVDELADLILQSSCTPPFTPVLRRGGRPVLDGGMVDNVPVDALDPSPGDVLVLVTRLYPRPQMFTVAHGDQRRLYVQPSSKVPISSWDYTSPSQMRHAYDLGRRDGEHFLTRVDAMTGGRVAA; from the coding sequence ATGTTCGACCAGATCGTCTTTGCGGGCGGCGGCAATCGCTGCTGGTGGCAGGCCGGCTTCTGGGACGTCGCGCAGCCGGCCCTCGGCCTGCACCCGCGCGTGATCACCGGCATCTCGGCCGGCGCGGCGACCGCGTGCATGCTGTATACGCGCGACGCCGCGTGGGTGATGCGCTATTACGAAGAGGCGCTGCGCCACAACCGGAAGAACGCGTACTGGGGCAACCTGTTCGGGCGTGAGCCCGTGTTTCCGCATTACCGCATCTACCGTCAGGCGTTGATCGACATCTACGGCGAGCCGTTCGCGAAGCTCGCCGCGGCGCCGGAGATCCGCATCGGCGTGTCGCACGTGCCGCGCTGGCTTGGCGCGCGCAGCGCGGTCGCTGCCGGCCTGGTCGCGTACAACATCGAGAAATACGTGCGCAAGACGCTGCACCCGACACTCGGGCGCACGCTCGGCTTTCGGCCCGAATTCGTGCGCGCGCAGGCCTGCACGCAGGTCGACGAACTCGCCGACCTGATCCTGCAGTCTTCCTGCACGCCGCCGTTCACGCCGGTGCTGCGCCGCGGCGGCCGGCCCGTGCTCGATGGCGGGATGGTCGACAACGTGCCGGTCGACGCGCTCGACCCGTCGCCGGGCGACGTGCTGGTGCTCGTCACGCGGCTGTACCCGCGCCCGCAGATGTTCACGGTCGCGCACGGCGACCAGCGGCGGCTGTACGTACAGCCGTCGAGCAAGGTGCCGATTTCAAGCTGGGATTACACGAGCCCGTCGCAGATGCGGCATGCGTACGACCTCGGGCGGCGCGACGGCGAGCACTTCCTCACGCGCGTCGATGCGATGACAGGCGGCCGCGTGGCCGCCTGA
- a CDS encoding D-2-hydroxyacid dehydrogenase family protein encodes MKIAILDDYQDAVRKLNCFEMLAGHDVKVFNNTVRGLGQLASRLAEVEALVLIRERTPISSQLLAKLPNLRMISQTGRVSSHIDLEACTDRGIAVLEGTGSPVAPAELTWALVMAAQRRIPQYVANLKQGAWQQSGLKTSAMPPNFGLGQVLRGQTLGIWGYGKIGRLVAGYGKAFGMNVLIWGREHSLEAARADGYTAAESREALFEQSDVLSLHLRMHDDTRGIVKQEDLMRMKPTSLLVNTSRAELLEENALVNALSHNRPGMVAIDVFESEPILQGYSLLRMENVICTPHIGYVERESYELYFSAAFRNILAFDDGDMSSVANPEALTPIRKR; translated from the coding sequence ATGAAAATTGCCATCCTCGACGACTACCAGGACGCCGTCCGCAAGCTGAACTGCTTCGAGATGCTTGCCGGCCACGACGTGAAGGTCTTCAACAATACGGTGCGCGGCCTGGGACAGCTCGCCAGCCGCCTGGCGGAAGTCGAGGCGCTCGTGCTGATTCGTGAACGGACCCCGATTTCGTCGCAACTGCTCGCCAAGCTGCCGAACCTGCGCATGATCAGCCAGACCGGCCGCGTCTCAAGCCACATCGATCTCGAAGCGTGTACCGACCGTGGCATCGCGGTGCTCGAAGGCACCGGTTCGCCGGTCGCGCCCGCCGAGCTGACCTGGGCGCTCGTGATGGCCGCCCAGCGCCGCATTCCGCAATACGTCGCGAACCTGAAGCAGGGCGCCTGGCAGCAGTCGGGCCTGAAGACGTCGGCAATGCCGCCGAACTTCGGCCTCGGCCAGGTGCTGCGCGGCCAGACGCTCGGCATCTGGGGCTACGGCAAGATCGGCCGGCTCGTCGCCGGCTACGGCAAGGCGTTCGGGATGAACGTGCTGATCTGGGGCCGCGAGCACTCGCTCGAAGCCGCGCGCGCCGACGGCTACACGGCCGCCGAGAGCCGCGAGGCGCTGTTCGAGCAGAGCGACGTGCTGTCGCTGCACCTGCGCATGCACGACGACACGCGCGGGATCGTCAAGCAGGAAGACCTGATGCGGATGAAGCCGACGTCGCTGCTCGTCAACACGAGCCGCGCGGAGCTGCTCGAGGAAAACGCGCTCGTCAACGCGCTGTCGCACAACCGTCCGGGAATGGTCGCGATCGACGTGTTCGAGAGCGAGCCGATCCTGCAGGGCTACAGCCTGCTGCGGATGGAAAACGTGATCTGCACGCCGCACATCGGCTATGTCGAGCGCGAAAGCTACGAGCTCTATTTCAGCGCGGCGTTCAGGAACATCCTCGCGTTCGACGACGGCGACATGTCGAGCGTCGCCAATCCGGAAGCGCTGACGCCGATCCGCAAGCGCTGA
- a CDS encoding LysR family transcriptional regulator produces the protein MDHLQSMRVFVKVADLGSFARAASAMDISNAVATRHVADLEGRLGTRLLNRTTRSLSLTESGQVYLERARQILDELEDVEQMVVARNHEPVGTLRIVAPVVFGLHNLAPVLQSYTENFPKVVPDLTLVDRQVDLVEEGFDVGIVVTRQMRSASIVTRRLTTGCMTVCATPSYLEKHGVPTHPEQLVAHPSLSLPAEYWGDERVFTGPDGEVRVRPTNVIVANNTAMLRQFALLGMGVAILPSYLIGSDIARGALVRLLPDFRLPQVEINIAYPSRRHLPAKVRTFIDHLVEYFSRSTDATIGEQWAAQGAPLAPIGVETRAEQPEVADPNLSPRLPRSSRTRVAVPSPL, from the coding sequence ATGGATCATTTGCAGTCGATGCGCGTGTTCGTCAAGGTTGCAGATCTCGGCAGTTTCGCGCGGGCCGCGAGCGCAATGGATATCTCCAACGCGGTCGCGACGCGTCACGTCGCCGACCTGGAAGGCCGGCTCGGCACGCGTTTGCTGAATCGCACCACACGCAGCCTTTCCCTGACGGAGTCGGGTCAGGTCTATCTGGAACGTGCTCGCCAGATCCTCGATGAGCTCGAGGACGTCGAGCAGATGGTCGTCGCTCGCAATCACGAGCCGGTCGGCACGCTGCGCATCGTCGCGCCGGTCGTGTTCGGCCTGCACAACCTCGCGCCCGTGCTGCAGTCGTACACGGAGAATTTCCCGAAAGTGGTGCCGGATCTCACGCTGGTCGACCGGCAGGTCGATCTCGTCGAGGAAGGCTTCGACGTCGGCATCGTCGTCACGCGCCAGATGCGCAGCGCGAGCATCGTCACGCGGCGCCTGACCACGGGCTGCATGACCGTGTGCGCAACGCCGAGCTACCTGGAGAAGCATGGCGTGCCGACCCATCCGGAGCAGCTTGTCGCGCACCCGAGCCTGAGCCTGCCGGCCGAATACTGGGGCGACGAGCGCGTGTTCACGGGGCCGGACGGCGAAGTGCGCGTGCGCCCGACCAACGTGATCGTCGCGAACAACACCGCGATGCTGCGCCAGTTTGCGCTGCTCGGGATGGGCGTCGCGATCCTGCCGAGCTACCTGATCGGCAGCGACATCGCGCGCGGCGCGCTCGTGCGGCTGCTGCCGGATTTCCGGCTGCCGCAGGTCGAGATCAACATCGCTTACCCGAGCCGGCGCCATCTGCCCGCGAAGGTGCGCACGTTCATCGACCACCTCGTCGAGTATTTCAGTCGCTCGACCGATGCGACGATCGGCGAGCAGTGGGCCGCGCAGGGTGCGCCGCTCGCGCCGATCGGCGTCGAGACGCGTGCGGAGCAGCCCGAAGTGGCCGACCCGAACCTGTCGCCGCGCCTGCCGCGTTCGTCGCGCACGCGTGTCGCGGTGCCGTCGCCGCTGTAA